A single Solidesulfovibrio fructosivorans JJ] DNA region contains:
- the queF gene encoding preQ(1) synthase, whose protein sequence is MPTPKDDVSQLKTLGQGATRYPRTVTPSLLETFPNAYPDRRYEVTFSSEEFTSLCPKTGQPDFGRISIRYVPGARCIESKSLKLYLFSYRDEGTFMETLTNRILDDLVAACDPVEMEVTGEFAARGGITITVAAHHVRK, encoded by the coding sequence ATGCCCACACCGAAAGACGACGTCAGCCAGCTTAAAACCTTGGGCCAGGGGGCCACGCGCTATCCCCGCACCGTCACCCCGTCCCTGCTGGAGACATTTCCCAACGCCTACCCCGACCGGCGCTACGAGGTGACCTTTTCCAGCGAGGAATTCACGAGTCTGTGCCCCAAGACCGGCCAGCCCGATTTCGGCCGCATCAGTATCCGCTACGTGCCGGGGGCGCGCTGCATCGAGTCGAAATCCCTCAAGCTCTACCTGTTCAGCTACCGCGACGAGGGCACCTTCATGGAGACGCTGACCAACCGCATTCTGGACGACCTGGTGGCGGCCTGCGATCCGGTCGAGATGGAGGTCACGGGCGAATTCGCCGCCAGGGGCGGCATCACGATCACGGTCGCGGCCCACCACGTCCGGAAATGA
- the queC gene encoding 7-cyano-7-deazaguanine synthase QueC, with the protein MTTPEKKAVVLFSGGLDSTTCLAVAREEGFAPCALSFAYGQRHEVELQAAKRVAAAMNVAAHLVLPLPLGAIGGSALTADIAVPKDRDVAAMEAEIPVTYVPARNTIFLSMALGWAEVLGAQDIYIGVNALDYSGYPDCRPQFVAAFEAMANLAVKEAVEGHLRISIHTPLLHLTKADIVRLGTRLGVDYGLTHSCYDPDPSGLACGRCDSCLLRKKGFAEAGIPDPTRYTPA; encoded by the coding sequence ATGACGACGCCGGAAAAAAAGGCGGTGGTGCTTTTTTCGGGCGGGCTCGATTCCACGACCTGCCTGGCCGTGGCCCGCGAGGAGGGCTTTGCGCCCTGCGCCCTGAGCTTTGCCTACGGCCAGCGCCACGAGGTGGAGCTTCAGGCGGCAAAACGCGTGGCCGCGGCCATGAACGTCGCCGCCCATCTCGTCTTGCCCCTGCCGCTCGGAGCCATCGGCGGCTCGGCGCTCACGGCCGACATCGCCGTGCCCAAGGACCGCGACGTGGCCGCCATGGAGGCGGAAATCCCGGTCACCTACGTGCCGGCGCGCAATACCATCTTTCTCTCCATGGCCCTTGGCTGGGCCGAGGTGCTCGGCGCGCAGGACATCTACATCGGCGTCAACGCCCTGGATTATTCCGGCTATCCCGATTGCCGGCCGCAGTTCGTGGCCGCCTTCGAGGCCATGGCCAACCTGGCGGTCAAGGAGGCGGTGGAGGGACACCTGCGCATCAGCATCCACACGCCGCTGCTGCACCTGACCAAGGCCGACATCGTGCGCCTGGGCACGCGGCTCGGCGTGGATTACGGGCTCACCCACTCCTGCTACGACCCCGATCCTTCGGGGCTTGCCTGCGGACGCTGCGACAGCTGCCTGCTGCGCAAGAAAGGCTTCGCCGAGGCCGGCATCCCCGACCCCACGCGATATACACCTGCGTAA
- the uvrA gene encoding excinuclease ABC subunit UvrA, which translates to MTEAPRIHIEGARQHNLKNLTLDIPRDKLVVVCGPSGSGKSTLAFDIVYAEGQRRYVESLSAYARQFLPQMDKPQVDKIEGLSPAISLEQQTATRNPRSTVGTVTEIYDFLRVFYARLGKSHCPKCGKPITARTADEIINDVLAFPEGSKILLLAPLVEHQKGTHADRLKKLKSQGFARVRIGGAVVPLEPLPELEKNKRHNIDLVVDRLVVKDGIRSRLSDSVELALAQGDGRLVVVDHEGKTADRVFSTASSCPDCKISVPKPSPQLFSFNSPQGACPACSGIGAVDYFEPALLAPNKGLSLATGGILPWKSERALARYARRLENLGARHGFTLETKLADFSPEARQALFYGDKEFGWDGVIHLLEHGQSFGSVWRDELARFRQSMPCPTCQGARLRPESLAVRVEEKNIHEFCSMPIDRALSWLTDLHFAGAEALIAEPLLKELTHRLKFLSGVGLEYLSLSRNMATLSGGEAQRIRLAGQLGSGLVGVTYVLDEPSIGLHPRDNDRLLGTLRQLQGRGNTVLVVEHDEATIRSADHVIELGPGSGRLGGEIVYQGSVAGMLADKKSLTGKYLRGEAVAPRPETRRQGADKLVLRGVTTNNLKGIDAEIPLGCLVCVTGVSGSGKSSLVMDTLYKHLALAKGIKVDAPGTIAGIEGAGLVEKIVSIDQTPIGRTPRSNPATYTKVFDEIRGIFSTTPDAKRRGFKPGRFSFNVKGGRCEACGGDGQIRVEMHFLPDIYVTCEVCGGLRYNRETLDVRYKGLNIAEVLDLTVRQAREFFENYPVLDRRLAVLEEVGLEYLRLGQPATTLSGGEAQRIKISRELGKRSLPGALYILDEPTTGLHMQEVGKLILVLHKLVDKGASVVVIEHNTDVVAAADHVIDLGPGGGEAGGRIVAQGTPEELMANPDSVTGRFLPGGK; encoded by the coding sequence ATGACCGAGGCTCCCCGTATCCACATTGAAGGCGCCCGCCAGCACAATCTCAAAAATCTTACGCTCGATATCCCCCGCGACAAGCTGGTGGTGGTGTGCGGCCCATCGGGGTCCGGCAAATCCACCCTGGCCTTCGACATCGTCTACGCCGAAGGCCAGCGGCGCTACGTGGAATCGCTTTCCGCCTACGCCCGGCAGTTTCTGCCCCAGATGGACAAGCCGCAGGTGGACAAGATCGAGGGGCTGTCCCCGGCCATCTCGCTGGAGCAGCAGACCGCCACGCGAAATCCCCGTTCCACCGTGGGCACGGTGACGGAGATTTACGACTTCCTGCGCGTGTTTTACGCGCGCCTGGGCAAGTCCCACTGCCCCAAGTGCGGCAAGCCCATCACCGCCCGCACGGCGGACGAGATCATAAACGACGTGCTGGCCTTTCCCGAGGGCTCGAAGATCCTGCTCCTGGCCCCCCTGGTCGAGCACCAGAAAGGCACCCATGCCGACCGCCTGAAAAAACTCAAGAGCCAGGGATTCGCCCGGGTGCGCATCGGCGGCGCGGTGGTGCCCCTCGAACCCCTGCCCGAGCTGGAAAAAAACAAGCGGCACAACATCGACCTGGTGGTGGACCGGCTGGTGGTGAAAGACGGCATCCGCTCGCGCCTGTCGGATTCGGTGGAGCTGGCCCTGGCCCAGGGCGACGGCCGTCTCGTCGTGGTCGACCACGAGGGCAAGACGGCCGACCGGGTCTTTTCCACAGCCTCGTCCTGCCCGGACTGCAAGATCAGCGTGCCCAAGCCCTCGCCCCAGCTTTTCTCCTTCAACAGCCCCCAGGGCGCTTGCCCGGCCTGCTCGGGCATCGGCGCGGTGGACTATTTCGAGCCGGCCCTGCTCGCCCCCAACAAGGGCCTGTCCCTGGCCACGGGCGGCATTTTGCCCTGGAAAAGCGAGCGCGCCCTGGCCCGTTACGCCCGCCGCCTGGAAAACCTGGGCGCGCGCCACGGATTCACCCTGGAAACGAAACTGGCCGACTTCTCCCCCGAAGCCCGGCAGGCGCTTTTCTACGGCGACAAGGAGTTCGGCTGGGACGGCGTGATCCATCTGCTGGAGCACGGCCAGTCCTTTGGTTCGGTCTGGCGCGACGAGCTGGCCCGCTTTCGCCAGTCCATGCCCTGCCCCACCTGCCAGGGCGCGCGGCTGCGGCCCGAATCGCTGGCCGTGCGGGTGGAGGAAAAAAATATCCACGAATTTTGTTCCATGCCCATCGACCGGGCGCTTTCGTGGCTGACGGACCTGCATTTCGCCGGCGCGGAGGCCCTGATCGCCGAACCGCTGCTCAAGGAGCTCACCCACCGCTTGAAGTTTCTCTCCGGCGTCGGGCTCGAGTACCTGTCGCTCTCGCGCAACATGGCCACGCTCTCCGGCGGCGAGGCCCAGCGCATCCGGCTCGCCGGCCAGCTCGGCTCGGGCCTCGTCGGCGTCACGTATGTCCTCGACGAACCGAGCATCGGGCTCCATCCCCGCGACAACGACCGGCTCCTCGGCACGCTGCGCCAGCTCCAAGGCCGCGGCAACACCGTGCTCGTGGTGGAGCACGACGAGGCCACCATCCGGAGTGCCGACCACGTCATCGAGCTTGGCCCGGGATCGGGACGCCTTGGCGGCGAGATCGTCTACCAGGGTTCCGTGGCCGGCATGCTGGCCGACAAAAAATCGCTTACCGGCAAGTACCTGCGTGGCGAGGCTGTGGCCCCCCGGCCCGAAACCCGTCGCCAGGGCGCGGACAAGCTCGTGCTTCGCGGAGTGACCACCAACAACTTGAAGGGGATCGACGCGGAAATCCCCCTGGGTTGCCTGGTGTGCGTCACCGGCGTTTCCGGCTCGGGCAAAAGCTCGCTGGTCATGGACACGCTCTACAAGCACCTGGCCCTGGCCAAGGGCATCAAGGTGGACGCGCCCGGGACCATCGCCGGCATCGAAGGGGCCGGGCTCGTCGAGAAAATCGTCAGCATCGACCAGACGCCCATCGGCCGCACGCCGCGATCCAACCCGGCCACCTACACCAAGGTTTTCGACGAAATCCGCGGGATCTTTTCCACCACCCCGGACGCCAAGCGGCGCGGCTTCAAGCCCGGCCGGTTCAGCTTCAACGTCAAGGGCGGACGCTGCGAGGCCTGCGGCGGCGACGGGCAGATCCGGGTGGAAATGCATTTTCTGCCGGATATCTACGTCACTTGCGAGGTCTGCGGCGGCCTGCGCTACAACCGCGAAACCCTCGACGTGCGCTACAAGGGGCTCAACATCGCCGAGGTGCTGGACCTGACCGTGCGCCAGGCGCGGGAGTTCTTCGAAAACTATCCGGTGCTCGACCGGCGGCTGGCCGTGCTCGAAGAGGTGGGGCTGGAATACCTGCGCCTGGGCCAGCCGGCCACCACCCTTTCCGGCGGCGAGGCCCAGCGCATCAAGATTTCGCGCGAACTCGGCAAGCGCAGCCTGCCCGGGGCGCTCTACATCCTCGACGAGCCGACCACGGGCCTGCACATGCAGGAGGTGGGCAAGCTGATCCTGGTGCTGCACAAGCTGGTGGACAAGGGCGCGAGCGTAGTGGTCATCGAGCACAACACCGACGTCGTGGCGGCGGCGGACCACGTCATCGACCTGGGTCCCGGCGGCGGCGAGGCCGGCGGACGCATCGTGGCCCAGGGCACGCCAGAGGAACTCATGGCCAACCCGGACTCGGTGACCGGCAGATTCCTGCCGGGAGGAAAATAA
- a CDS encoding 6-pyruvoyl trahydropterin synthase family protein, whose product MPGIYAITVSGSFSAAHRLPGHPGPCAAMHGHNFAVTLHLVATSLKDGMVADFLTVRAALDAAFARLDHACLNDIPELSPPTAEVIAAWIFGEVRPRLEDGRVRLSRVTVEESKGLVASYTEDA is encoded by the coding sequence ATGCCCGGTATCTACGCCATCACCGTTTCCGGTTCCTTCAGCGCGGCCCACAGGCTCCCCGGCCATCCCGGGCCCTGCGCCGCCATGCACGGCCACAACTTCGCGGTCACGCTCCACCTTGTCGCGACAAGCCTCAAGGACGGCATGGTGGCCGATTTCCTGACCGTGCGCGCCGCGTTGGACGCGGCCTTCGCCCGGCTCGATCACGCCTGCTTAAACGACATTCCCGAGCTTTCGCCGCCCACGGCCGAGGTCATCGCGGCCTGGATATTCGGCGAGGTGCGCCCCCGGCTGGAAGACGGCCGGGTGCGTCTTTCGCGGGTGACGGTGGAGGAAAGCAAAGGGCTTGTCGCCAGCTATACGGAAGACGCCTGA
- a CDS encoding 7-carboxy-7-deazaguanine synthase QueE produces the protein MLRVHEIFASIQGESSYAGYPCAFLRLSGCNLDCSWCDTRYASASFTAMSLDEARQKLLALGLPLVELTGGEPLLEPLAPALAASLADAGATVLVETNGSLDIGVLDPRVIAVMDVKCPGSGMEGKNDYANLDRLRPRDEVKFVLAGREDYLFARDVVRRVPAGNAVHFSPVAGRLDPAELAAWMVADASRARLALQLHKYIWSPDARGV, from the coding sequence ATGCTGAGGGTTCACGAGATTTTCGCCAGCATCCAGGGCGAGTCGAGTTATGCCGGCTACCCCTGCGCCTTCTTGCGCCTGTCCGGCTGCAATCTGGACTGTTCCTGGTGCGACACGCGCTACGCGTCCGCATCGTTTACGGCCATGTCCCTGGACGAGGCGCGACAAAAGCTTCTGGCCCTCGGGCTGCCGCTCGTGGAGCTGACCGGTGGGGAGCCGCTTTTGGAGCCACTCGCACCCGCGCTTGCCGCCTCTTTGGCCGATGCCGGGGCGACCGTGCTGGTCGAGACCAACGGCAGCCTGGACATCGGTGTTCTCGATCCCCGGGTGATCGCGGTCATGGACGTCAAATGCCCGGGCAGCGGCATGGAAGGGAAAAACGACTACGCCAACCTGGACCGGCTGCGGCCCCGCGACGAGGTCAAGTTCGTGTTGGCCGGGCGGGAGGATTACCTTTTCGCCAGGGATGTGGTCCGCCGCGTGCCGGCCGGCAATGCCGTTCATTTTTCACCCGTTGCCGGCCGGCTCGATCCCGCCGAACTGGCCGCCTGGATGGTGGCCGACGCGTCCCGGGCGAGGCTGGCCTTGCAATTGCACAAATACATCTGGAGCCCCGACGCCCGGGGCGTATGA
- a CDS encoding hydrogenase large subunit → MEFSHTQSLPLADIPLLSLGDFRQRILDRVADGWRVMALFGLPGKGGVGLIALTGRDHDGKLAVFRAGPVTAYPSLTPECPQCHLFERELFEQWEIRPEGHPWLKPVRFAPSFPHPDGPRPRPGITDFFKVQGEEAHEVAVGPVHAGIIEPGHFRFQCAGENVLHLEISLGYQHRGVERLLVGGPDIRTPHLVETVAGDTTIGHALAHAAVVESLTGRDATPRGRWIARLALELERLANHTGDLGALSGDVGFLPTMSYCGRIRGDFLNMTALFCGNRFGRGIVRPGGAAVDLDEEARVELAKRLEAGRRAAFGACELLFASSTVLARFEGTGRLTATTAQELGLVGPPARACGLSRDARRTFPLPGTDPKDIPLSLHDFGDVYARALVRRLELETSLDFLDKALADPPTGPVGRPMPDGLPPDRLAVGIVEGWRGEVHHVAVTGPDGRFAAYKIIDPSYHNWFGLAVALRGQQISDFPLCNKSFNLSYCGHDL, encoded by the coding sequence ATGGAATTTTCCCATACCCAAAGCCTGCCCCTGGCCGACATTCCCCTGCTGTCGCTCGGCGATTTCCGCCAGCGGATTCTCGACCGCGTGGCCGACGGCTGGCGGGTGATGGCCCTTTTCGGCCTGCCCGGCAAAGGCGGCGTGGGACTTATCGCCCTGACCGGACGCGACCACGACGGCAAGCTCGCCGTCTTTCGCGCCGGCCCCGTTACCGCCTACCCGTCGCTCACCCCCGAGTGCCCGCAGTGCCACCTTTTCGAGCGCGAGCTTTTCGAGCAGTGGGAAATCCGGCCCGAGGGCCATCCCTGGCTCAAACCCGTGCGCTTCGCCCCGTCCTTTCCCCATCCCGACGGACCGCGTCCAAGGCCGGGCATCACCGACTTTTTCAAGGTCCAGGGCGAGGAGGCCCACGAGGTGGCCGTGGGCCCGGTCCACGCCGGCATCATCGAGCCCGGCCATTTCCGGTTCCAGTGCGCGGGCGAAAACGTCCTGCACTTGGAAATAAGCCTCGGCTACCAGCATAGGGGCGTCGAGCGCCTGCTGGTCGGCGGCCCTGACATCCGCACGCCCCATCTCGTGGAGACGGTAGCCGGCGACACCACTATCGGGCACGCCCTGGCCCATGCCGCCGTGGTGGAGAGCCTGACCGGCCGGGACGCCACGCCGCGCGGCCGCTGGATCGCCCGCCTGGCCCTGGAGCTCGAACGTCTGGCCAACCATACCGGCGACCTGGGCGCCCTTTCCGGCGACGTGGGCTTTTTGCCCACCATGTCCTACTGCGGCCGCATCCGGGGCGATTTTCTCAACATGACCGCGCTTTTTTGCGGCAACCGCTTCGGCCGGGGCATCGTGCGCCCGGGCGGGGCGGCCGTCGACCTCGACGAGGAGGCGCGCGTGGAACTGGCCAAGCGCCTGGAGGCCGGCCGCCGGGCCGCCTTCGGGGCCTGCGAACTGCTCTTCGCCTCGTCCACGGTCCTGGCCCGGTTCGAGGGCACGGGACGGCTGACGGCGACGACGGCCCAGGAGCTGGGGCTGGTCGGTCCCCCCGCCCGGGCCTGTGGCCTGTCCCGGGACGCAAGGCGCACCTTCCCCCTGCCCGGGACCGATCCCAAGGACATCCCGCTGTCGCTGCACGATTTCGGCGACGTCTACGCCCGGGCCCTGGTGCGCCGGCTGGAGCTGGAAACGTCCCTGGATTTTCTGGACAAGGCCCTGGCCGATCCGCCCACAGGCCCCGTGGGCCGGCCCATGCCGGACGGGCTGCCGCCGGACCGTCTGGCTGTCGGCATCGTCGAGGGCTGGCGCGGCGAGGTGCACCATGTGGCCGTGACCGGCCCGGACGGCCGTTTCGCCGCCTACAAGATCATCGACCCGTCCTATCACAACTGGTTCGGGCTGGCTGTGGCCCTGCGGGGACAGCAGATTTCGGATTTTCCCCTGTGCAACAAGAGCTTCAATCTGTCGTACTGCGGACACGACCTCTAG
- a CDS encoding 4Fe-4S binding protein — MRIDAAKFFSFSPTGTTQKVLEGIAQGLGWPEAERVDLTRPKAQAQGVCDSGVLTVIGAPVYAGRLPAEAVRRLRPLRGKGGPAVLFVVYGNRAYEDALLELSNLAVELGFFPIGAGAFIGEHSFSTPATPVAVGRPDAADLRLAREFGQAVAAKLAAAPGTAAMDPLIVPGNMPYRDGATTGGLAPETVADECERCGQCVTACPVGCVHLEDSGVVTDKAACIRCCACVKGCPTGARVMTDASIQAIATRLATNCKDRKAPEYFV; from the coding sequence ATGCGTATCGATGCGGCGAAGTTTTTTTCTTTCTCGCCGACCGGGACCACCCAGAAGGTCCTGGAGGGCATTGCCCAGGGCCTTGGCTGGCCCGAGGCCGAAAGAGTCGATCTGACGCGGCCGAAGGCCCAGGCCCAGGGCGTCTGCGACAGCGGCGTGCTGACCGTCATCGGCGCGCCGGTCTATGCCGGCCGGCTGCCGGCCGAGGCGGTGCGGCGTCTGCGTCCGTTGCGGGGCAAGGGCGGCCCGGCCGTGTTGTTCGTTGTCTACGGCAACAGGGCCTATGAGGACGCGCTTTTGGAGCTGTCCAACCTGGCCGTGGAGCTTGGTTTTTTTCCGATCGGGGCCGGCGCGTTCATTGGCGAACATTCCTTCTCGACCCCGGCCACGCCGGTTGCCGTGGGACGCCCGGACGCGGCCGATCTGCGCCTGGCCCGGGAATTCGGCCAGGCCGTGGCCGCCAAGCTGGCCGCCGCGCCGGGGACTGCGGCCATGGACCCGCTGATCGTGCCGGGAAACATGCCGTACCGGGATGGCGCGACAACGGGCGGCCTTGCCCCGGAGACCGTGGCCGACGAATGCGAGCGCTGCGGCCAGTGCGTCACGGCCTGCCCCGTGGGCTGCGTGCACCTGGAAGACAGCGGCGTGGTCACGGACAAGGCGGCCTGCATCCGCTGCTGCGCCTGCGTGAAGGGCTGCCCGACCGGAGCCCGGGTGATGACCGATGCGTCCATACAGGCCATCGCCACGCGGCTGGCCACCAACTGCAAGGACAGGAAAGCGCCGGAGTATTTTGTTTAG
- a CDS encoding NADH-quinone oxidoreductase subunit B family protein: MFRILLERLQQGRRTVAFPKSLPPLPPRYRGRPELVDGPCVSDCKAVCAGLCPTGALGFDHDGLYLDLGRCILCGACAACPGGRVRFTGDHRLASTSREGLILRPGTKPEVRPLEPARRKLFARSLKLRQVSAGGCNACEADINVLGTVVYDLGRFGIDFVASPRHADGVAVTGPVTENMYQATRDTFDAVPDPRLAIAVGACAISGGIFAASAETRGGAPGVMPVDLYVPGCPPHPLTILDGLLRLLGVPTP; encoded by the coding sequence ATGTTTCGCATTCTGCTCGAACGCCTGCAACAGGGCCGGCGCACCGTCGCCTTCCCCAAAAGCCTGCCCCCGCTGCCGCCCCGCTACCGGGGACGGCCCGAGCTGGTCGACGGCCCCTGCGTTTCGGACTGCAAGGCCGTCTGCGCCGGGCTGTGCCCCACCGGAGCGCTCGGCTTCGACCACGACGGCCTGTACCTCGACCTCGGCCGCTGCATCCTGTGCGGGGCCTGCGCGGCCTGTCCGGGCGGCCGGGTGCGCTTCACCGGCGACCACCGCCTGGCTTCCACCAGCCGGGAAGGGCTGATTCTGCGCCCGGGGACCAAGCCCGAGGTCAGGCCCCTGGAGCCCGCCAGACGCAAGCTCTTCGCCCGGTCGCTCAAGCTGCGGCAGGTAAGCGCCGGCGGCTGCAACGCCTGCGAGGCGGACATCAACGTGCTCGGCACGGTGGTCTACGACCTCGGTCGCTTCGGCATCGATTTCGTGGCTTCGCCCCGCCACGCCGACGGCGTGGCCGTGACCGGCCCGGTGACGGAAAACATGTATCAAGCGACCCGCGACACCTTCGACGCCGTGCCGGACCCGAGGCTCGCCATAGCGGTCGGGGCCTGCGCCATCTCGGGCGGAATCTTCGCGGCCAGCGCCGAGACCCGCGGCGGCGCGCCGGGTGTTATGCCCGTGGACCTCTACGTCCCGGGCTGTCCGCCCCATCCGCTGACCATCCTGGACGGGCTGCTGCGCCTGCTCGGGGTCCCGACGCCGTAA
- a CDS encoding methyl-accepting chemotaxis protein, whose protein sequence is MRRIGINAVLTIAVVISLFAGIAALIVYVSISTFSISTTLEKNALQQSAKSSADVLGMFIENMKDAAENLATLPTMTEALNGSPERARNLFKIYINNSDSLHSAILLGADGKPVAGAIKGGSALAASYADRDYFKAVMAGQKAFVSNKLIKGKSSGAMVFVVAQAVTDAGGKTVGVIILCPDWLKFTKKYIDPVRFGKTGYGFIYDTEGYTIAHALDKSRILSTTIDRTRGQQAARLKNGIIDYKFKGETKYMAVAEVPQTGWTVCMSAAESEMSNLAAGQRDILLLVGVIVLLVVAAVIIVFNKLVVLSPLTAIGRFTEKVAGGDLTARLSCNFRFELAELATNLESMVAELKNKLSFSEGVMKGIPTPCGIVAPDCTMLWINEQMCGLLEKPNAPESYKGQRSGQFFLNDATKETRSDRAISERRVITAQSEYTTPSGKNLHVSVITTPFYDMDGNVLGSISFWTDQTEIYEQQERIAAQNALMADAASKAAVTSDRMASASQELSAQIEQANQGAQEQNNRVQDTVTAVEEMNATILEVAKNAGDTAQDAQTAKDKAREGADLVVKVVAAVGTVSDASARLKANMRELGEQAHGIGAVLGVISDIADQTNLLALNAAIEAARAGEAGRGFAVVADEVRKLAEKTMHATKEVGEAITGIQQGTTETERMMDEAAEAVGQATALAESSGAALTEIVSVVEAAGDQVRAIATAAEQQSATSEEINRSIEAISRIAAETADAMGQSAQAVAEMAAQAESLSALVAEISGSGQTAALPE, encoded by the coding sequence ATGCGCCGCATCGGCATCAACGCCGTGTTGACCATCGCTGTCGTTATCTCGCTTTTTGCCGGCATCGCCGCATTGATCGTGTACGTCTCCATATCGACGTTCTCCATCTCGACAACATTGGAAAAAAACGCCCTTCAGCAGTCGGCGAAAAGCTCGGCCGATGTCCTCGGAATGTTTATCGAAAACATGAAGGATGCCGCTGAGAATCTCGCCACCCTCCCGACCATGACCGAGGCTTTAAACGGTTCTCCGGAACGCGCCCGCAATTTGTTTAAAATTTATATCAACAATTCCGATAGCCTGCACTCCGCCATACTCCTCGGAGCCGACGGCAAGCCCGTGGCCGGCGCGATCAAGGGCGGCAGCGCCCTGGCCGCCTCGTATGCCGACAGAGACTACTTCAAGGCCGTCATGGCGGGCCAGAAGGCTTTCGTGAGCAACAAGCTCATCAAGGGCAAGAGCAGCGGGGCCATGGTGTTCGTTGTGGCCCAGGCCGTGACGGATGCTGGCGGCAAGACCGTGGGCGTCATCATCCTGTGCCCGGATTGGCTGAAGTTCACCAAGAAATACATCGATCCCGTCCGATTCGGAAAAACCGGTTATGGATTCATCTATGACACCGAGGGCTATACCATCGCCCATGCCCTGGACAAATCACGGATTCTTTCCACGACGATCGATCGGACCCGGGGACAGCAGGCGGCGCGGCTCAAAAACGGCATCATCGATTACAAGTTCAAGGGCGAAACAAAGTACATGGCCGTGGCCGAGGTTCCCCAGACGGGCTGGACGGTCTGCATGTCCGCCGCGGAATCCGAGATGTCGAACCTGGCCGCCGGACAGCGCGACATTCTGCTCCTGGTCGGCGTGATCGTGCTGCTTGTCGTTGCGGCCGTCATCATCGTCTTCAACAAGCTGGTGGTGCTCTCGCCGTTGACGGCCATCGGCCGGTTCACCGAAAAGGTCGCGGGCGGCGACCTGACCGCGCGCCTCTCCTGTAACTTCAGGTTCGAGCTGGCCGAACTGGCGACAAACCTCGAGAGCATGGTGGCGGAGCTCAAAAACAAGCTCAGCTTCTCCGAGGGCGTCATGAAGGGCATCCCCACCCCCTGCGGCATCGTGGCCCCGGACTGCACCATGCTCTGGATCAACGAACAGATGTGTGGGCTGCTGGAGAAACCCAACGCGCCGGAAAGCTACAAAGGACAGCGCTCGGGCCAATTCTTCCTGAACGATGCGACCAAGGAAACCCGTTCGGACCGGGCCATCAGCGAACGCCGCGTCATCACCGCCCAAAGCGAATACACCACTCCGTCGGGCAAGAACCTGCATGTGAGCGTCATCACGACGCCGTTTTACGACATGGACGGCAACGTGCTCGGATCGATCTCGTTTTGGACCGACCAGACGGAAATCTACGAGCAACAGGAGCGCATCGCCGCCCAGAACGCGCTGATGGCCGACGCCGCGTCCAAGGCCGCCGTCACCTCGGACCGCATGGCCTCGGCCTCCCAGGAGCTTTCGGCCCAGATCGAACAGGCCAACCAGGGGGCCCAGGAACAAAACAACCGCGTCCAGGACACGGTCACGGCCGTGGAGGAGATGAACGCCACCATCCTGGAAGTGGCCAAAAACGCCGGCGATACCGCCCAGGACGCCCAGACGGCCAAAGACAAGGCCCGCGAAGGGGCCGATCTCGTGGTCAAGGTGGTCGCTGCCGTGGGCACGGTCAGCGACGCCTCGGCCAGGCTCAAAGCCAACATGCGCGAGCTTGGCGAGCAGGCCCACGGCATCGGCGCGGTGCTCGGCGTCATTTCCGACATCGCCGACCAGACGAACCTGCTCGCCCTCAATGCCGCCATCGAGGCCGCCCGGGCCGGCGAGGCCGGACGCGGCTTCGCCGTGGTCGCCGACGAGGTCAGGAAGCTGGCCGAAAAGACCATGCACGCGACCAAGGAGGTCGGCGAGGCCATCACCGGCATCCAGCAGGGCACCACCGAGACGGAACGCATGATGGACGAGGCGGCCGAAGCGGTCGGGCAGGCCACCGCCCTGGCCGAGAGCTCGGGCGCGGCGCTCACCGAGATCGTCTCCGTGGTCGAGGCCGCCGGCGATCAGGTCCGGGCCATCGCCACCGCCGCCGAGCAGCAATCGGCCACATCTGAGGAGATCAACCGCTCCATCGAGGCCATAAGCCGCATCGCCGCCGAAACCGCCGACGCCATGGGGCAATCCGCCCAGGCCGTTGCCGAAATGGCCGCCCAGGCCGAAAGCCTGAGCGCCCTGGTGGCGGAAATAAGCGGCAGCGGTCAAACCGCCGCCCTGCCCGAATAA
- a CDS encoding protein-tyrosine phosphatase family protein, with the protein MRSRFSFLLALVLACAAPVRAAEDAPRAVLSLDAPAGKILPRHFRTCAFPLRPEEGAAPSQVGLDGLRISGSAEFSPGELGVLAANLPGPVTVAFWRRFYDYARANPGARPLLWRAWLAGRGKS; encoded by the coding sequence ATGAGAAGCCGTTTTTCCTTCCTGTTGGCCCTTGTTCTCGCCTGCGCCGCCCCGGTCCGGGCGGCCGAGGACGCGCCCAGGGCGGTGCTCAGCCTGGACGCGCCGGCCGGGAAAATCCTGCCGCGTCATTTCCGCACCTGCGCCTTTCCATTGCGCCCGGAGGAGGGAGCCGCGCCGTCCCAGGTCGGATTGGACGGGCTGCGTATTTCCGGTAGCGCCGAATTTTCCCCAGGCGAGTTAGGCGTCCTGGCCGCCAACCTGCCGGGGCCGGTGACGGTGGCCTTTTGGCGCCGTTTCTACGACTACGCCAGGGCCAATCCCGGGGCGCGGCCGCTTTTGTGGCGGGCGTGGCTGGCCGGCCGGGGCAAGTCCTGA